The Drosophila subobscura isolate 14011-0131.10 chromosome A, UCBerk_Dsub_1.0, whole genome shotgun sequence genome includes the window TGGGATCACCGCAGCCTGGAGGAGTACGACGAGCGGCTGGTGTACAGACAAGAACCGGAGCGCAGCCAGCGGCGAGTCGCTGTGCAATCCGCGGCCCGAGACGATCGTCGCGACGAGCGGCGCGAGGAGACAAAAGTTCGGCTGGAGGCTGACCGAGTGCTGCGGCAGGAGGAGCGCTCGCTCAGTCGGGCATCGCAGCGAGTGGAGGCTCGAGCACTCGTCGGAAGCCAGCAGCGTGAAGCTCGTGAGGAGCGAGCCGAAGCACGACGATTGGATGCCACGAACGAGAGGCGCGAGGATCGAGTAGAACGAGAAGAGCGCGACAGTCGTGTGGACTTGTCCGCTAGTCGTCGCGCTGCAAGAGCTACCCGAGAGACAGTCCGACGGACAGACCTGCGAAGAGTTGAGCGACAAAACTCACGCAGCGTTATGTCAGCAGTGGAACAGCGAGAGGAACGTGGGGAATCCAAGCGTCTTGCGGAACGTGAGAATCGTGAGGAGCGAGCAGAGGCACGACGTGAAGAACGTGAAGCGGAGCGACGGGAGGAACGAGTAGCGGAACGTCGGGAGGTGCGAGCAGGGGAACGACGAGAGGAGGATCGAGCAGAGGCTCGACGAGAGGAACGAGCAGAGGACCGTAGGGAGGAACGAGTAGTGGAACGTCGGGAGGTGCGAGCAGAGGCTCGACGAGAGGAACGCCGTGAGGTGCGGGCAGCGGAACGTCGTGAAGAACGTGTGGCGCAACGGCGTGAGGAGCGACGTGAGAATCGGGTTGGCGAGCGCGTGGTGGAGCGACGTGAGAGGCAAGAACTTTCGAGGGGACTGGAACGTGACATGTCCAGGCGTGGCGAGCGCGAGGCGCGCGACAGAGACGAAGTCACGCGCCAGGACGACCGAGAGGACATGCGACGAGCAGCACGAGACGAAACGCGACGAGTTCAGCTGCAAAGCGGACGACGAGCGGTATCCAGACGTGACAGCCGCGAGACGAGCCTTCGCAGGGAGAACGAGCGGCGAGAGGAGCGCGATGAGCTGCGTTCAGCGCAGCGGGAAACTGCCCGGCGAGAGGAACGCGATGAAGAGCGTCGAGTGGCGAGAGACGAAAGGCGTGAAGTCGATCGCAGGGTGGAGACCGTTGACAGGGAGAGCAGGCAACGAGTGGAAAGGGAAGACCAGCGACAGATCGAGAGCGATGCATCCCGCGCCGATCTCCGACAGAATTCAAGACGTGAGGAGCGTGAGGCAGGCATCGAGCGAGACAATTTGCGACGAGTGGACTCATCCAGGCGTGAGGAACGCGAGGAACGTCAGGAACGCGAGGCAGCTCGCGACCGTTCCGAAGTTCGACGCTTGGACAGTCGCAGGGAACGCGAGGAAGTGCGTCAGGAGCGAGATCTCTTCCGTggcgagcagctgctggtcgGCCCACAAGAGACAGCCAAGGGCTGGCTGAGCTATGGCAAACGCGAGCTGCTAATCACCggtcagctcctgctcctcgcggCGCTCTACAAGAAGTCAACCGCCAATGGCAAAGGCCTCTCTGGTGGCAGTCTGGGGTAAGTGCTTGCTTGTCTTTTGCCGCTTTTGCAGCTGCACTAATGCATTTTACTCGACGTGTTGCAGTGCGCTGGGTGAACAGATTCAGGGCTACCTGCAGGTGATCGGCTGCTGAATCCACCAACGACCCACAAAGCCACGAACCACGAAGCAAATGCACAAACGGACAACGCAACGAGACCACAGAGGAGGAGAGCAgcgagtagcagcagcgagtaGCGAGTAGCGCACTCGTTCCCACACGCACTGTACAACTTAATCCCCAAAACTCTTACTGTAACCTAACCCACAAGCATAACGACAAATATACATAGGGCCAGATACTCAGTTGAGAATtcggcaactgcaactgcaaccgcACGAGAGGAGAGCTTCGATTTGGGGCTGGTCTGCGGCTGGCCTGCTGCCATGGCTCGGCATAATTGGAGCATGCCCCCCCCCTGGCCTCGGAGGCAGCGTCAAGCTGAAAGCCAAAAAGTATTATTGCGATTTTCCATGCCGTTTGCCTTCAACCTGGGCCTAGGCCTGGTCCTAGTTCCAGGCAGGCTaagcgtctgtctgtctgtctctctgtctgtctgtctgcttgtgtgtgtgtgcattgggGCTGATAAATTTCGCACATATTAgatgttctgctctgttccgTGCTGGTCCATTCATCTCTTTGGGTTTTCGAGAGATTTCCCCGGTTGGATGCAGCAGGAGAACGGAGGaggccagccaggcagccagtaAGCCATCCTTAATCAGTGaaaccaacacacaaattgtgCACAATTTTCATCTTTTGGGGATTATTTgagctgagtgtgtgtgtgtgtgtggcaggatgTGCAAGGATgaatgtgtggcagcagccttCGCCTCCTCCCTCCACTCAgagccatgagccatgagccatgagctgtgtgtgggctgtgggctgtgggctgtggcctTGTTTCCACTCACTCCGCCAAATATAAACACGAACTCGGCAAGGGAAGTGCCAAAGCTTCGCTCCACCTTCGTGTTGGGCCTTGACTCTGCTCCAATCGGGGAGGAAGGGCTTCTATTCTCTATTGGTACTTGCTGATAGAGGATTCTTCTGGCTGTTTAATGATGTTTTGGTTCCTTTCTCCGAGTTTCTTTCCAGCAATTTGCACTGCAatttcctttgctgctgtctgtggtTGCCCTTTATTTGTGTAAGCGAGTGCGAAATATCAATACCGGGAGGGGGGGAGAACCACACAagaaaatatcataaaaaatggaatttttccATATTTGTGCGAATTAAATAAGTGACGAGCAGTGGGCCAGCTGCGAGCACAGCAAAGagggacacagacacagatacagacacagatacaaataccaGCTGCAGGCTGGGGGGGAGCTCGCACTGAGGGACGGGACACTTCCTCCCCAGTTCCACAGCGCTGAAGCTGGGCACTGAGTGGCGCTGAGGGCAGGGACTGGCGAGGGGCGAGCATTTTACGAGTGTTTGAGGTTCATTTTA containing:
- the LOC117903039 gene encoding trichohyalin isoform X1, which translates into the protein MVVHARRLRLSALLLLIQLGGLGLALANSRTACSERGPSACSSRRWDHRSLEEYDERLVYRQEPERSQRRVAVQSAARDDRRDERREETKVRLEADRVLRQEERSLSRASQRVEARALVGSQQREAREERAEARRLDATNERREDRVEREERDSRVDLSASRRAARATRETVRRTDLRRVERQNSRSVMSAVEQREERGESKRLAERENREERAEARREEREAERREERVAERREVRAGERREEDRAEARREERAEDRREERVVERREVRAEARREERREVRAAERREERVAQRREERRENRVGERVVERRERQELSRGLERDMSRRGEREARDRDEVTRQDDREDMRRAARDETRRVQLQSGRRAVSRRDSRETSLRRENERREERDELRSAQRETARREERDEERRVARDERREVDRRVETVDRESRQRVEREDQRQIESDASRADLRQNSRREEREAGIERDNLRRVDSSRREEREERQEREAARDRSEVRRLDSRREREEVRQERDLFRGEQLLVGPQETAKGWLSYGKRELLITGQLLLLAALYKKSTANGKGLSGGSLGALGEQIQGYLQVIGC
- the LOC117903039 gene encoding trichohyalin isoform X3, producing MVVHARRLRLSALLLLIQLGGLGLALANSRTACSERGPSACSSRRWDHRSLEEYDERLVYRQEPERSQRRVAVQSAARDDRRDERREETKVRLEADRVLRQEERSLSRASQRVEARALVGSQQREAREERAEARRLDATNERREDRVEREERDSRVDLSASRRAARATRETVRRTDLRRVERQNSRSVMSAVEQREERGESKRLAERENREERAEARREEREAERREERVAERREVRAGERREEDRAEARREERAEDRREERVVERREVRAEARREERREVRAAERREERVAQRREERRENRVGERVVERRERQELSRGLERDMSRRGEREARDRDEVTRQDDREDMRRAARDETRRVQLQSGRRAVSRRDSRETSLRRENERREERDEERRVARDERREVDRRVETVDRESRQRVEREDQRQIESDASRADLRQNSRREEREAGIERDNLRRVDSSRREEREERQEREAARDRSEVRRLDSRREREEVRQERDLFRGEQLLVGPQETAKGWLSYGKRELLITGQLLLLAALYKKSTANGKGLSGGSLGALGEQIQGYLQVIGC
- the LOC117903039 gene encoding trichohyalin isoform X2, yielding MVVHARRLRLSALLLLIQLGGLGLALANSRTACSERGPSACSSRRWDHRSLEEYDERLVYRQEPERSQRRVAVQSAARDDRRDERREETKVRLEADRVLRQEERSLSRASQRVEARALVGSQQREAREERAEARRLDATNERREDRVEREERDSRVDLSASRRAARATRETVRRTDLRRVERQNSRSVMSAVEQREERGESKRLAERENREERAEARREEREAERREERVAERREVRAGERREEDRAEARREERAEDRREERVVERREVRAEARREERREVRAAERREERVAQRREERRENRVGERVVERRERQELSRGLERDMSRRGEREARDRDEVTRQDDREDMRRAARDETRRVQLQSGRRAVSRRDSRETSLRRENERREERDELRSAQRETARREERDEERRVARDERREVDRRVETVDRESRQRVEREDQRQIESDASRADLRQNSRREEREAGIERDNLRRVDSSRREEREERQEREAARDRSEVRRLDSRREREEVRQERDLFRGEQLLVGPQETAKGWLSYGKRELLITGQLLLLAALYKKSTANGKGLSGGSLG